The Chlorocebus sabaeus isolate Y175 chromosome 18, mChlSab1.0.hap1, whole genome shotgun sequence genome window below encodes:
- the LOC103222442 gene encoding LOW QUALITY PROTEIN: ATP synthase subunit g, mitochondrial (The sequence of the model RefSeq protein was modified relative to this genomic sequence to represent the inferred CDS: substituted 1 base at 1 genomic stop codon): MAQFVRNLVEKTPALVNAAVTYSKPXLATFWYYAKVELVPPTPAEIPRAIQSLKKIVNSAQTGSFKQLTVKEAVLNGLVATEVLMWFYVGEIIGKRGIIGYDV, from the coding sequence ATGGCCCAATTTGTCCGTAACCTTGTTGAGAAGACCCCAGCTCTGGTGAATGCTGCTGTGACTTACTCGAAGCCTTGATTGGCCACATTTTGGTACTACGCCAAGGTTGAGCTGGTTCCTCCCACCCCTGCTGAGATCCCTAGAGCTATTCAGAGCCTGAAAAAAATAGTCAATAGTGCTCAGACTGGTAGCTTCAAACAGCTCACAGTTAAGGAAGCTGTGCTGAATGGTTTGGTGGCCACTGAGGTGTTGATGTGGTTTTATGTTGGAGAGATCATAGGCAAGCGTGGCATCATTGGCTATGATGTTTGA